The following are from one region of the Rosettibacter firmus genome:
- a CDS encoding FkbM family methyltransferase, which yields MINHIEKKENWHEGFIVNLAAQLRPQIYVELGLYHCELFNAMIPYSETLIGVDISPEAGKYMYPSEKVMFMNMSTDEFAELLRKYPVPIDLLFIDADHSKESVLKDFWNYFPFVKEQGLILLHDTYPKNRHYTNKGYCGDAYLVVEELKNHLDEFEFVTIPVHPGLTIVRKRKTQLAWEDSDEINHVCTSRYFERNLSKSLTMPSLVSKFKQMIDDEKEINTIVEIGSPDPNDLQYIKKFFPDARIIAIEALPENYEKYLKPLNNIETINAVVSHIDGEITFYKKEVNGIHNIYNRVNEYGDEELKLPSYRFETLARIYNINKVDILKLDAEGATFEVLESMGSLLSTVKVMHIEIESYPFYKGQNLHSDVVSFLEQKGFTLVELTSFPIQPGKLQYDSIWINNNYLNEKLTMGE from the coding sequence ATGATTAATCATATTGAAAAAAAAGAAAACTGGCACGAAGGTTTTATTGTAAATTTAGCAGCTCAGTTAAGACCTCAAATTTATGTTGAACTTGGTTTATACCATTGTGAACTTTTCAACGCTATGATCCCTTACTCAGAAACATTAATAGGAGTAGATATTTCACCTGAAGCTGGGAAGTATATGTATCCTTCTGAAAAAGTTATGTTTATGAATATGTCCACAGATGAATTTGCAGAATTACTTAGAAAATATCCTGTGCCTATAGATTTATTATTTATTGATGCTGATCATAGTAAAGAATCAGTTTTAAAAGATTTTTGGAATTATTTTCCTTTTGTAAAAGAACAAGGTTTGATTTTATTACATGATACTTACCCTAAAAATCGTCATTATACAAATAAAGGCTATTGTGGTGATGCATACCTTGTAGTTGAAGAATTAAAAAATCACCTTGATGAATTTGAATTTGTAACAATTCCAGTTCATCCAGGTTTAACAATAGTAAGAAAAAGAAAAACCCAGTTGGCATGGGAAGATTCCGATGAAATTAATCATGTCTGCACAAGTCGCTATTTTGAAAGGAACTTAAGTAAATCTTTAACAATGCCATCTCTTGTCAGTAAATTTAAACAAATGATAGATGATGAAAAAGAAATTAATACAATTGTTGAAATAGGTTCTCCAGACCCAAATGACTTGCAGTATATTAAAAAATTTTTCCCTGATGCTAGAATTATTGCCATCGAAGCTCTGCCAGAAAATTATGAAAAATACTTGAAGCCATTGAATAATATTGAAACAATAAATGCAGTTGTATCTCACATAGATGGAGAAATTACCTTTTATAAAAAAGAAGTAAATGGAATACACAACATTTATAACAGAGTCAACGAGTATGGGGATGAAGAATTAAAACTTCCTTCATATAGATTCGAAACCTTAGCTAGAATTTATAACATAAACAAAGTAGATATTTTAAAACTGGATGCTGAAGGTGCCACATTTGAAGTCTTAGAAAGTATGGGCAGTTTGCTATCTACTGTTAAAGTTATGCATATAGAAATTGAGTCATATCCTTTTTATAAAGGACAAAACCTACATTCTGATGTTGTTAGTTTTTTAGAGCAAAAAGGTTTCACACTTGTAGAATTAACCAGTTTTCCAATTCAGCCAGGTAAACTACAGTATGATTCTATCTGGATTAATAATAATTATCTTAATGAAAAATTAACAATGGGTGAATAA
- a CDS encoding dTDP-4-dehydrorhamnose reductase family protein has translation MEKILVIGSTGMLGYAVSEYFSSKGYDVIKLTRNDFDIGIEPHEKFEKYLDGIDIVINCAGLIKPTIGKYPIEQAIRVNSIFPRNLALMTKARGIKCFHITTDCVYSGKKGNYNELDLFDAEDLYGMTKNAGENKDCMVLRTSIIGEEKNNSRSLLEWAKSQAGKEVNGFTNHLWNGVTTLYLSEIIENILKQNLYQNGIFHIHSPNKVNKYELLKIFNEVYELNFARINPIEAKDAVDRTLSSIYDLTKILCSKSLQEQIIEMRNFFNEIKIKDD, from the coding sequence ATGGAAAAAATTTTAGTCATTGGTTCGACAGGAATGCTTGGTTATGCTGTTTCAGAATATTTTTCTAGTAAAGGGTATGATGTAATTAAACTTACAAGAAATGATTTCGATATTGGGATAGAACCACATGAAAAGTTTGAAAAATATTTAGATGGAATTGATATCGTAATTAATTGTGCAGGATTAATCAAACCAACAATTGGTAAATATCCAATAGAACAGGCAATAAGAGTAAACTCAATTTTTCCAAGAAACTTAGCATTAATGACAAAAGCTCGAGGAATTAAATGCTTTCATATTACAACAGATTGTGTTTACTCTGGTAAAAAAGGGAACTACAATGAATTAGATTTATTCGATGCAGAAGATTTATACGGGATGACAAAAAATGCTGGCGAAAATAAAGATTGTATGGTATTAAGAACTTCGATAATAGGTGAAGAGAAAAATAATAGCAGATCACTTTTAGAATGGGCAAAAAGTCAAGCTGGTAAAGAAGTTAATGGCTTTACGAACCATTTATGGAATGGTGTAACAACTTTGTACTTATCAGAAATAATTGAAAATATTTTGAAGCAGAATTTATATCAAAATGGAATCTTTCACATTCATTCTCCAAATAAAGTAAATAAATATGAACTGCTTAAAATCTTTAATGAAGTTTATGAACTAAATTTTGCCAGGATTAATCCGATAGAAGCTAAAGATGCTGTTGATAGAACATTGAGTAGTATCTATGATTTAACTAAAATTCTTTGTTCTAAAAGTTTACAAGAACAGATAATCGAAATGAGAAATTTTTTTAATGAAATAAAAATAAAAGATGATTAA
- a CDS encoding dTDP-4-dehydrorhamnose 3,5-epimerase family protein, with protein sequence MSNEKIPVLIKGGLSVDDRGRVGFVNEFNFMNEGIKRFYFIENHRKGFIRAWHGHKVEAKYVIAVKGASLVCCVKIDDWDKPSKDAKVWRFVLSDTQPSILYIPEGYANGHMSLNDDTLIMVFSNQTIDVGLKDDFRYESHYWDPWQVEER encoded by the coding sequence ATGAGTAATGAAAAAATTCCAGTGCTAATTAAAGGCGGTTTATCTGTAGACGATAGAGGTCGTGTTGGTTTTGTTAATGAATTTAATTTTATGAATGAAGGAATCAAAAGATTTTATTTTATTGAAAATCATAGAAAAGGTTTTATTCGAGCATGGCATGGACACAAAGTTGAAGCTAAGTATGTCATAGCTGTAAAAGGTGCATCATTAGTTTGTTGTGTAAAAATTGATGATTGGGATAAACCATCGAAAGATGCAAAAGTTTGGAGATTTGTATTAAGCGATACTCAACCTTCAATACTTTATATTCCTGAAGGTTATGCCAATGGTCATATGTCTCTAAACGATGATACATTAATAATGGTTTTTTCTAATCAAACAATTGATGTAGGATTAAAAGATGATTTCAGATACGAATCTCATTACTGGGATCCTTGGCAAGTGGAGGAAAGATAA
- a CDS encoding NAD-dependent epimerase/dehydratase family protein, giving the protein MKNVLVVGGAGYVGGAITDLLMNSNYNVRVYDVLLYEDSFRKPVDFVYGDVRDLEKLKPQLKWADAVVWLAAIVGDGACQINPNLTKSINQDSVAWLADNYDGRIIFTSTCSVYGAQDKELDETSPTNPLSLYAQTKLEAEKYLKHKNAIIFRLGTLFGVGDLYSRIRLDLVVNILTVRAYLEGKISVFGGDQFRPLLHVKDVARAVLMNIETEHKGIFNLARQNVRISDLAYQVRMHFPDVLIEKTDMPFQDTRNYRVSSKKAHEVFGFKSVHSIDEGIEELKYLVETKRIKDLKSPRYSNQAYLKEHYFEILSEKFKEVEAA; this is encoded by the coding sequence ATGAAAAATGTACTTGTTGTTGGGGGTGCCGGTTATGTAGGTGGTGCAATTACAGACTTATTGATGAATTCGAATTATAATGTTCGTGTCTATGATGTGTTACTTTATGAAGATTCTTTTCGTAAACCGGTTGATTTTGTTTATGGAGATGTTCGTGATTTAGAAAAATTAAAACCACAATTAAAATGGGCAGATGCAGTTGTTTGGTTAGCTGCAATAGTTGGTGATGGTGCTTGCCAAATTAATCCTAATTTAACTAAATCTATTAATCAAGATTCTGTTGCATGGCTTGCTGATAATTATGATGGAAGAATTATTTTCACATCCACTTGTTCAGTATATGGTGCTCAAGATAAAGAATTAGATGAAACCTCACCTACAAATCCTTTATCACTTTATGCTCAAACAAAACTTGAAGCAGAGAAGTATCTTAAACATAAAAATGCTATCATATTCAGGTTAGGTACACTTTTTGGAGTTGGTGATCTTTATTCAAGAATTCGATTGGATCTTGTTGTTAATATTTTAACTGTTCGTGCATATCTTGAAGGGAAAATAAGTGTATTTGGTGGAGATCAATTTAGACCATTACTACATGTTAAAGATGTTGCAAGAGCTGTTCTTATGAACATTGAAACAGAGCATAAAGGAATTTTTAATCTTGCTCGTCAAAATGTTAGAATAAGTGATCTTGCTTATCAAGTAAGAATGCATTTCCCTGATGTCTTAATAGAAAAAACAGATATGCCTTTTCAAGATACAAGGAATTATCGTGTATCTTCAAAAAAAGCTCATGAAGTGTTTGGCTTTAAATCAGTCCATTCAATTGATGAGGGGATTGAAGAATTAAAATATCTTGTTGAAACAAAACGCATTAAAGACTTAAAAAGTCCACGTTATTCAAATCAAGCTTATTTAAAAGAACATTATTTTGAAATCTTAAGTGAAAAATTCAAAGAGGTAGAAGCAGCATGA
- the wecB gene encoding non-hydrolyzing UDP-N-acetylglucosamine 2-epimerase: MMKKIVTITGIRPDFIRMSKVFEKLDNNFEHIMIHTGQHFDDELSKIFFKELKIRKPDFILETGRNSNTHYEQLSYLSKEVINLLKKKKIDPELIIFLGDSNSVLVSAPLFKEGYKIAHIEGGMRSYDRRMPEEVNRVICDYVSDLIFVYTPLYKKRLMLENKNPEQIYVVGNTIVEVVKQFMPTGNRSKDYIVADIHRNENLKTPEQYNYILSYLDELGRKTGLEVRLVKFNRAVKLINKYNLLDDKRAIRLVGPYGFVDYLKLQYNAFGVVSDSGTSQEECPLLGVPVAVPRNYTERPESVENGNSILVGENRPITKMVKDTINFFESYSISKEKIKWLGDGRTSQKIIKILKRELT, translated from the coding sequence ATGATGAAAAAAATAGTGACCATTACTGGTATAAGGCCAGATTTTATTCGGATGAGTAAAGTATTTGAGAAGTTGGATAATAATTTTGAACATATTATGATTCATACGGGACAGCATTTCGATGATGAACTAAGTAAAATTTTTTTTAAAGAACTTAAAATTAGAAAACCCGATTTTATTCTTGAAACAGGTAGGAATAGTAATACTCATTATGAACAACTTTCGTATTTATCAAAAGAAGTGATAAATCTTCTTAAAAAGAAAAAGATTGATCCAGAGCTTATAATATTTTTAGGAGATTCTAATTCGGTATTAGTAAGTGCTCCATTATTTAAAGAAGGTTATAAAATTGCTCATATAGAAGGAGGCATGAGATCATATGATAGAAGAATGCCTGAGGAAGTAAATAGAGTAATATGTGATTATGTCTCAGATTTAATTTTTGTTTATACACCACTATATAAAAAAAGATTAATGCTTGAGAATAAAAATCCTGAACAAATTTATGTTGTTGGAAATACAATTGTAGAAGTTGTTAAGCAGTTTATGCCCACTGGAAATAGAAGTAAAGATTATATTGTTGCCGATATTCACAGAAATGAAAATTTAAAAACCCCTGAACAGTATAATTACATACTGAGTTACCTGGATGAACTTGGTAGGAAAACAGGTTTAGAAGTTAGACTTGTAAAATTTAATAGAGCTGTGAAATTAATTAATAAATATAATTTGTTAGATGATAAAAGAGCTATCAGATTAGTAGGTCCATATGGTTTTGTGGACTACTTAAAACTACAATATAATGCATTTGGTGTTGTGTCAGATTCTGGAACAAGTCAAGAAGAATGTCCTCTTTTAGGTGTTCCTGTTGCAGTACCAAGAAATTATACTGAAAGACCTGAATCTGTTGAAAATGGTAATAGTATTTTAGTTGGAGAGAATAGACCAATTACAAAAATGGTAAAAGATACTATTAATTTTTTTGAATCATATTCAATATCAAAAGAAAAAATTAAATGGTTAGGGGATGGTAGAACTTCTCAAAAAATTATTAAAATATTAAAAAGGGAACTAACATGA
- a CDS encoding PAS domain-containing sensor histidine kinase gives MSSWINFHNTLKNSDEEFFNYKELPNIRALAIVSPSLDIIFCNNTFTDIFKLKVKDNLNRLNPGSEFLVFVKGFIESKYKNLLADLSISSNYTSTDTLYQIGIERIIISYNQYLLITVESLEQRKIIEKKIDSLHHALDYGRVPIIIINNQRKIVYATSSFEEIFSRGLEKLFNAEILEVMKEYLNQNDLDNFSFSLNNGKVWKQLVEIKKRGEYQYWDFNLQPFYPINSNEINFVLSANNLTEHVFQKKVIEESEKKQKLIIENISDLLLILKSFDNKIYFENANDNFCKLFNLEKSKIYLQLVNDFLPPQLYDLIEQNIKILENNDESFQQFFYHHSSGQHFNCKITSANLNGNNSKIFIITLKDVTDETKYREQLEKNYLKEIQLNKMKSAFIANISHEIRTPFNGIIGYSEIIDDCLAAKDYVALKEIMDSVKEVLGRVLNAFTNIVELSQIESDEVELEMVVLNCNQVIRQVFEKRLNEAEKKNLTFKLELYEEEAFIEIDWIKLEKIIDVLIDNAIKYTKSGFVYLGSRINKDKVEIIVADSGIGIESSQIDRILLPFSQEIEGYTRPYEGIGLGLTIAYKLTKLMGGDFRIQSEKNKGTEIIISFPRFKM, from the coding sequence ATGTCTAGCTGGATAAATTTTCATAATACACTAAAAAATTCCGACGAGGAATTTTTTAATTATAAAGAACTGCCCAACATCAGAGCTCTGGCAATCGTATCTCCTTCATTAGATATTATATTTTGCAATAATACATTCACAGATATTTTTAAGCTAAAGGTTAAAGATAATTTAAATAGACTAAACCCCGGTTCAGAATTTTTAGTTTTTGTGAAAGGATTTATTGAAAGTAAATACAAAAATCTTTTAGCTGATCTTTCTATTTCATCGAATTATACATCCACCGATACTTTATATCAGATAGGTATTGAGAGAATCATTATATCATATAATCAGTATTTATTAATTACTGTTGAATCTCTTGAGCAAAGAAAAATTATCGAGAAAAAAATTGATTCACTACATCATGCACTTGATTATGGTCGTGTGCCAATAATTATAATAAATAATCAAAGAAAGATTGTTTATGCAACCAGCTCATTTGAAGAAATATTTTCTCGTGGATTAGAAAAATTGTTTAATGCTGAAATTTTAGAAGTCATGAAAGAATATCTTAATCAAAATGATCTGGATAATTTTAGTTTTTCTTTAAATAATGGGAAAGTATGGAAGCAACTTGTAGAAATAAAAAAGAGGGGAGAATATCAATATTGGGATTTTAATCTACAGCCATTTTATCCAATAAATTCAAATGAAATTAATTTTGTTCTCAGTGCTAATAATTTAACCGAACATGTTTTTCAGAAAAAAGTAATTGAAGAATCAGAAAAGAAACAAAAATTAATCATAGAAAATATTTCTGACCTGTTATTAATATTAAAATCTTTCGACAACAAAATATATTTTGAAAATGCAAACGATAATTTTTGTAAACTATTTAATCTGGAAAAATCTAAAATTTATCTGCAACTGGTTAATGATTTTTTGCCACCACAATTATATGACCTGATCGAACAAAATATTAAAATTCTTGAGAATAATGACGAGTCATTTCAACAATTTTTTTATCATCATTCATCTGGCCAACATTTTAATTGTAAGATTACATCCGCAAATTTAAATGGGAATAACAGTAAAATATTCATTATAACATTAAAAGATGTAACAGACGAAACTAAATACAGAGAACAACTTGAAAAAAATTATTTGAAAGAGATTCAACTTAATAAAATGAAATCTGCTTTTATTGCCAACATATCACACGAAATTAGAACACCTTTTAATGGAATTATTGGTTATTCAGAAATTATAGATGATTGTCTTGCAGCAAAAGATTATGTGGCATTAAAAGAAATTATGGATTCTGTAAAAGAAGTTCTTGGAAGAGTATTGAATGCTTTTACTAATATTGTTGAGTTGTCGCAGATTGAATCCGACGAAGTTGAACTTGAAATGGTTGTTCTAAATTGTAATCAGGTTATTAGACAGGTATTCGAAAAAAGATTAAACGAAGCAGAGAAAAAGAATCTAACTTTCAAATTAGAACTTTATGAAGAAGAAGCATTTATTGAAATCGATTGGATTAAATTAGAAAAAATAATTGATGTGTTAATTGATAATGCAATTAAATATACTAAATCTGGTTTTGTCTATCTTGGTTCAAGAATTAACAAAGATAAAGTAGAAATTATTGTTGCAGATTCTGGAATTGGAATAGAAAGTTCACAAATAGATAGAATTTTACTCCCATTCAGTCAAGAAATTGAAGGATATACTCGACCATATGAAGGTATTGGTCTTGGTTTAACAATAGCATATAAATTAACAAAGCTGATGGGTGGAGATTTTAGAATTCAAAGTGAAAAAAATAAAGGGACAGAAATTATTATCTCTTTCCCAAGATTTAAAATGTAA
- a CDS encoding ATP-binding response regulator yields the protein MKDKILVVEDEKDTRFILEKLLTRNNYEVVTAINGEDALEILKTFSPKVILADWTMPVLDGLALCNILKSDEKYKGIYFIILTARSSLKDRIMGLDIGADDFLVKPVENQELLARIRSGIRIFNLQNELKNAEHNKAVIEMACTIGHKINNPLSSLVLSLKTIENELSEEERAKLSEELKTINESVDRINKFVQQLIYLQNPQLIDYVDENRMIKTD from the coding sequence ATGAAAGATAAAATATTAGTTGTTGAAGATGAAAAAGATACAAGGTTCATCCTCGAAAAATTACTAACAAGAAATAATTATGAAGTAGTAACCGCTATTAACGGAGAGGATGCACTCGAAATATTGAAAACTTTTTCACCAAAAGTAATTCTTGCAGATTGGACTATGCCAGTTCTCGATGGATTGGCTCTTTGCAATATTTTAAAGAGCGATGAAAAATATAAAGGAATTTATTTTATTATTCTTACAGCACGTTCTTCATTGAAAGATAGAATAATGGGATTGGATATTGGAGCAGATGATTTCCTTGTTAAGCCTGTAGAAAATCAAGAACTTCTTGCAAGAATTCGTTCAGGTATTCGCATTTTTAACCTTCAAAACGAACTTAAAAATGCAGAACATAATAAAGCAGTCATAGAAATGGCTTGTACAATTGGTCATAAAATTAATAATCCGTTAAGCAGTCTTGTATTATCTCTAAAAACTATCGAAAATGAATTAAGTGAAGAAGAAAGAGCAAAACTTTCCGAAGAACTTAAAACTATTAATGAATCTGTTGACCGTATAAATAAATTTGTGCAACAATTAATTTATTTGCAAAATCCTCAGCTAATTGATTATGTTGATGAAAACCGTATGATTAAAACCGATTAA